From Nonomuraea helvata, a single genomic window includes:
- a CDS encoding ROK family transcriptional regulator, translating to MAHMRRGTNLPEVGSYNRAVVLEAIQASDGISRVQIAARTRLTAQTVSVIVRRLLEDGLVVEDGSVPSRGGKPRTILRVDPGAGYAVGVHFDPEEISCVLADLAGRPVARLHLPVRPGLEPESVVRQMARAARRILREAGVADGKVLGVGLACPGPLDRDGVMVCPPRLPEWDRVPVRALLHEHTRFPVTVDNDATAAAIGERWAGIARTTRSFAYLYLGTGIGGGMFLDDQVYRGRSENAGEFGHITVEPDGPECYCGNRGCVEAVCCPSAIEAAFGGAVPYAAICAAAASGEPEARQVIERVAGRLADAAVSVVNMLDIDLLVLGGPALREAGEIYREVIARAVSSRPLARRLHAVRVETSPIAADAAAIGAASLVFHRTYAPRLGD from the coding sequence ATGGCTCACATGCGACGCGGCACGAATCTGCCGGAAGTGGGGAGCTACAACCGGGCCGTGGTCCTGGAGGCGATCCAGGCGTCCGACGGCATCAGCCGGGTGCAGATCGCCGCCCGCACCAGGCTGACCGCGCAGACCGTATCCGTGATCGTGCGCAGGCTGCTGGAGGACGGGCTCGTCGTGGAGGACGGGTCCGTGCCGTCACGCGGCGGCAAGCCGCGCACGATCCTGCGCGTGGACCCCGGCGCCGGGTACGCGGTCGGGGTGCACTTCGACCCCGAGGAGATCTCGTGCGTGCTGGCCGACCTGGCGGGGCGGCCGGTCGCGCGGCTGCACCTGCCCGTACGGCCGGGGCTCGAGCCCGAGTCGGTGGTCCGGCAGATGGCCAGGGCGGCGCGGCGGATCCTGCGGGAGGCCGGAGTGGCCGACGGCAAGGTGCTCGGCGTGGGCCTGGCCTGCCCGGGGCCGCTCGACCGGGACGGCGTGATGGTCTGCCCGCCCCGCCTGCCCGAGTGGGACCGGGTGCCGGTCAGGGCGCTGCTGCACGAGCACACGCGCTTCCCGGTGACCGTGGACAACGACGCCACCGCGGCGGCGATCGGGGAGCGGTGGGCGGGGATCGCCCGCACCACGCGCAGCTTCGCCTACCTCTACCTGGGGACGGGGATCGGCGGCGGGATGTTCCTGGACGACCAGGTGTACCGGGGGCGGTCGGAGAACGCGGGCGAGTTCGGGCACATCACGGTCGAACCCGACGGGCCCGAGTGCTACTGCGGCAACCGGGGATGCGTGGAGGCGGTGTGCTGCCCGAGCGCCATCGAGGCCGCCTTCGGGGGAGCGGTCCCGTATGCCGCCATCTGCGCGGCCGCCGCCTCCGGCGAGCCCGAGGCGCGGCAGGTCATCGAACGCGTGGCAGGGCGGCTGGCCGACGCCGCCGTGAGCGTGGTGAACATGCTGGACATCGACCTGCTCGTGCTCGGCGGGCCCGCGCTCAGGGAGGCCGGGGAGATCTACCGCGAGGTGATCGCGCGGGCCGTGTCGAGCAGGCCGCTGGCCAGGCGGTTGCACGCCGTGCGCGTGGAGACCTCGCCGATCGCGGCCGACGCCGCCGCGATCGGCGCGGCCTCCCTGGTCTTCCACCGTACGTACGCCCCCCGCCTGGGTGACTAG
- a CDS encoding alpha-mannosidase codes for MHDDRNLVEARLKRVLEERIRPAVHPESVPLDVAVWHAPGEPVPVEEGLAATPEPIAPGAAWGTPWGTSWFTVTGTVPAEWAGRTVEALLDLGFDENMPGFQCEGLVYRPDGSPVKGLNPLNQWVRIGSPAEGGERVRLHVEAASNPVILGVPPFRPTHLGDKETAGTAPLYRLGRMDLAVFDETVWQLVMDLEVLGELMAELPADGTRRWELLRAVERALDAVDLQDVNGTAAAARAELTGVLSSPAVPSAHRISAVGHAHIDSAWLWPLRETVRKVARTASNMTALLEDEPDFVFAMSQAQQWAWIKEHRPEVWARVVKAVATGRFVPAGGMWVESDTNMPGSEAMARQFVHGKRFFIDEFGIDNEEVWLPDTFGFAAGLPQIIRAAGSKRLLTQKISWSQTNTFPHHTFLWEGLDGTRIFTHFPPVDTYNCSMSGRELAHAERNFKDKGAARHSLAPTGWGDGGGGTTREMVAKAARVRDLEGSPAVTWETPAAFFAKAEAEYPNPPVWVGELYLELHRATLTSQAKTKQGNRRSESLLREAELWAATAAVRTGAPYPYEQLDRLWKTVLLHQFHDILPGSSIAWVHREARRTYERVAEELNGIIDAAQRALAGDGDRTVVFNGAPHTRHGVPGGAARVVSGVRWTESRDRDGGGFVLENDLLRVEIDARGLVVSAYDLAAGRETVAPGQAANLLQLHPDFPNKWDAWDVDEFYRNTVTDLTEADEVSLDGDGVRVRRSFGSSTVTQVLTLDGGRLDILTEVDWHETEKFLKLAFPLDVRADRYASESQYGHTFRATHTNTSWEAAKFEACNHRFVHVEEPGWGVALVTDSTYGHDVTRTVGDSGTTTTLRVSLLRAPRFPDPETDQGAHRFRHALVPGATIGDAVREGYFVNLPDRPVTGAAAAEVEPLITVDDDAVVVTAVKLADDGSGDVIVRFHESRGGRARATLTPGFPVAEVVATDLLERPTGEGALSVSLRPFELVTLRLRRA; via the coding sequence ATGCATGATGACCGTAATCTGGTCGAGGCCCGCCTGAAGCGCGTGCTCGAGGAGCGCATCCGCCCGGCCGTCCACCCCGAGTCGGTGCCGCTGGACGTGGCCGTCTGGCATGCGCCGGGCGAGCCCGTACCGGTCGAGGAGGGGCTGGCGGCGACTCCCGAGCCGATCGCGCCGGGCGCCGCATGGGGTACGCCGTGGGGCACGAGCTGGTTCACGGTCACGGGCACCGTGCCGGCCGAGTGGGCGGGCAGGACCGTCGAGGCCCTGCTCGATCTGGGCTTCGACGAGAACATGCCGGGTTTCCAGTGCGAGGGCCTCGTCTACCGCCCTGACGGCTCCCCGGTGAAGGGCCTCAACCCCCTCAACCAGTGGGTACGGATCGGCTCCCCGGCCGAGGGCGGCGAGCGGGTGCGCCTGCACGTCGAGGCCGCCTCCAACCCGGTCATCCTCGGCGTCCCGCCCTTCCGGCCGACGCACCTGGGTGACAAGGAGACGGCGGGCACCGCCCCGCTGTACCGGCTGGGCCGCATGGACCTGGCCGTCTTCGACGAGACCGTGTGGCAGCTCGTGATGGACCTGGAGGTGCTGGGCGAGCTGATGGCGGAGCTGCCCGCCGACGGCACCCGCCGCTGGGAACTGCTGCGGGCCGTGGAGCGGGCGCTGGACGCCGTCGATCTCCAGGATGTCAACGGTACGGCGGCCGCCGCCAGGGCGGAGCTGACCGGCGTGCTGTCGTCCCCGGCGGTGCCGTCGGCGCACCGGATCAGCGCGGTCGGCCACGCCCACATCGACTCGGCCTGGCTCTGGCCGCTGCGCGAGACCGTGCGCAAGGTGGCCCGCACCGCCTCGAACATGACCGCGCTGCTGGAGGACGAGCCGGACTTCGTGTTCGCGATGTCGCAGGCGCAGCAGTGGGCGTGGATCAAGGAGCACCGGCCCGAGGTGTGGGCGAGGGTGGTCAAGGCGGTGGCCACGGGCCGGTTCGTGCCCGCGGGCGGCATGTGGGTGGAGTCTGACACGAACATGCCCGGCTCGGAGGCGATGGCCAGGCAGTTCGTGCACGGCAAGCGGTTCTTCATCGACGAGTTCGGCATCGACAACGAGGAGGTGTGGCTGCCGGACACGTTCGGGTTCGCGGCGGGCCTGCCGCAGATCATCAGGGCGGCCGGGTCGAAGCGGCTGCTCACGCAGAAGATCTCGTGGAGCCAGACGAACACGTTCCCGCACCACACGTTCCTGTGGGAGGGGCTCGACGGGACGCGGATCTTCACGCACTTCCCGCCGGTGGACACGTACAACTGCTCGATGAGCGGCCGTGAGCTGGCGCACGCGGAGCGCAACTTCAAGGACAAGGGGGCCGCGCGGCACTCGCTCGCGCCGACGGGCTGGGGCGACGGCGGCGGCGGCACGACGCGCGAGATGGTCGCCAAGGCGGCCAGGGTGCGCGACCTGGAGGGCTCGCCGGCCGTCACCTGGGAGACGCCCGCTGCCTTCTTCGCCAAGGCCGAGGCCGAATACCCGAACCCGCCGGTCTGGGTGGGCGAGCTCTACCTGGAGCTGCACCGCGCCACGCTCACCAGTCAGGCCAAGACCAAGCAGGGCAACCGGCGCAGCGAGTCCCTGCTGCGGGAGGCGGAGCTGTGGGCGGCGACCGCGGCCGTGCGCACGGGTGCTCCCTACCCGTACGAGCAGCTTGACCGGCTCTGGAAGACGGTGCTGCTGCACCAGTTCCACGACATCCTGCCGGGCTCCTCGATCGCCTGGGTGCACCGGGAGGCGCGCAGGACGTACGAGAGGGTGGCGGAGGAGCTGAACGGCATCATCGACGCGGCCCAGCGCGCCCTGGCGGGCGACGGCGATCGCACGGTGGTCTTCAACGGGGCCCCGCACACCCGCCACGGCGTCCCGGGAGGGGCCGCCAGGGTCGTCTCGGGTGTGCGGTGGACAGAATCGCGCGACCGGGACGGCGGCGGCTTCGTGCTGGAGAACGACCTGCTCAGGGTGGAGATCGACGCCCGCGGCCTGGTCGTCTCCGCGTACGACCTGGCCGCGGGCAGGGAGACCGTGGCCCCCGGGCAGGCGGCCAACCTCCTCCAGCTCCACCCCGACTTCCCGAACAAGTGGGACGCCTGGGACGTGGACGAGTTCTACCGCAACACGGTCACCGACCTCACGGAAGCCGACGAGGTGAGCCTCGACGGCGACGGGGTGCGCGTCCGGCGCTCGTTCGGGTCGTCCACCGTGACGCAGGTGCTCACGCTCGACGGCGGGCGGCTGGACATCCTCACCGAGGTCGACTGGCATGAGACGGAGAAGTTCCTCAAGCTGGCGTTCCCGCTGGACGTGCGCGCCGACCGGTACGCCTCCGAGAGCCAGTACGGCCACACCTTCCGCGCCACCCACACCAACACGAGCTGGGAGGCCGCCAAGTTCGAGGCGTGCAACCACCGCTTCGTGCACGTGGAGGAGCCCGGCTGGGGCGTCGCGCTGGTCACCGACTCGACCTACGGCCACGACGTCACCCGTACCGTCGGCGACTCGGGCACCACCACGACGCTGCGCGTCTCCCTGCTGCGTGCCCCGCGCTTCCCCGACCCGGAGACCGACCAGGGGGCGCACCGCTTCCGCCACGCGCTCGTGCCGGGCGCGACGATCGGCGACGCGGTGCGCGAGGGCTACTTCGTCAACCTGCCCGACCGCCCCGTGACCGGTGCCGCGGCGGCGGAGGTGGAGCCGTTGATCACGGTGGACGACGACGCGGTGGTGGTGACCGCCGTCAAACTGGCCGACGACGGGAGCGGCGACGTGATCGTACGCTTCCACGAGTCCAGGGGCGGCCGGGCCCGCGCCACGCTCACGCCAGGCTTCCCCGTCGCGGAGGTCGTGGCCACCGACCTGCTGGAACGCCCGACCGGCGAGGGGGCGCTGTCGGTGTCGCTGCGCCCGTTCGAGCTGGTCACCCTGAGGCTGAGGCGCGCCTAG
- a CDS encoding dienelactone hydrolase family protein: MAEIVLLHSAQGLRPGVGVAAEVLRSGGHVVRTPDYYDGEVFADIEPGLRKRDALGSDELDRRFRRIGAEVTGPTVFAGFSLGAYGAQLLAATHPMARGALLFHGGVAPEGEWPDGVPVQVHYAEHDPWVDKEEIARLATVVGAGIECFVYPGDRHLFADPGLPGYSEESAALMWKRSLAFLSRT, encoded by the coding sequence ATGGCAGAGATCGTCCTCTTGCACTCCGCGCAGGGCCTGCGCCCGGGGGTGGGCGTGGCGGCGGAGGTTCTGCGGTCGGGCGGGCACGTCGTGCGCACGCCCGACTACTACGACGGCGAGGTCTTCGCCGATATCGAGCCGGGTCTGCGCAAGCGTGACGCGCTCGGCTCTGACGAGCTCGACCGCCGCTTCCGCCGGATCGGGGCGGAGGTGACGGGCCCGACGGTGTTCGCCGGGTTCTCGCTGGGGGCGTACGGGGCGCAGCTGCTCGCCGCGACGCACCCGATGGCGAGGGGCGCGCTGCTCTTCCACGGAGGGGTGGCTCCCGAGGGCGAGTGGCCCGACGGCGTTCCCGTGCAGGTGCACTACGCCGAGCATGATCCGTGGGTGGACAAGGAGGAGATCGCCAGACTCGCAACAGTGGTGGGGGCGGGAATCGAGTGCTTCGTCTATCCGGGTGATCGGCATCTGTTCGCCGATCCCGGCCTGCCCGGCTACTCGGAAGAGTCGGCGGCGCTCATGTGGAAGCGGTCGCTCGCGTTTCTCAGCCGGACATAA
- a CDS encoding ThiF family adenylyltransferase, with translation MRALIDGVDPEDIDAAVEQLLAARILVTEDELDRLTGEARLSRFGLWLSMFHPAEQAAAAIADLSRTHVAVLGAGAIGGHVALQLATSGVGRLTILDDDRVELSNLHRQHLYTVRDLGEPKTVAAARTLLEHCPDLEVRQIERRISGPADVVTDADLVVNTVDTPQPHIRRWVNRACVEAGTPFVTGGFNQHVGLLGPLVVPGKTGCLACQERALAERYGAATLPVSDNPGRTIPSFGPLCGIVSGMLASEVIRHLTGTGVPAIEGRSVWLDLLTLTTTARDFDRADDCEVCG, from the coding sequence TTGCGCGCCCTCATCGACGGCGTCGATCCGGAGGACATCGACGCGGCGGTGGAGCAACTCCTGGCCGCGCGGATTCTCGTCACCGAGGACGAACTGGACCGGCTGACCGGTGAGGCCAGGCTGTCACGGTTCGGGCTCTGGCTGTCCATGTTCCACCCCGCGGAGCAGGCGGCCGCGGCGATCGCGGACCTGTCGCGCACACACGTCGCGGTGCTCGGCGCGGGCGCCATCGGCGGGCACGTCGCGCTCCAGCTCGCCACCTCGGGCGTGGGCCGGCTGACGATCCTGGACGACGACCGGGTGGAGCTCAGCAACCTGCACCGCCAGCACCTCTACACCGTGCGCGACCTCGGCGAGCCCAAGACGGTCGCCGCCGCGCGCACCCTCCTCGAGCACTGTCCGGACCTGGAGGTCAGGCAGATCGAGCGGCGCATCTCCGGGCCGGCGGACGTCGTCACCGACGCCGACCTCGTGGTGAACACCGTGGACACGCCGCAGCCGCACATCCGCCGCTGGGTCAACCGGGCCTGCGTCGAGGCGGGCACGCCGTTCGTCACCGGCGGCTTCAACCAGCACGTCGGCCTGCTCGGGCCGCTGGTCGTGCCCGGCAAGACCGGCTGCCTGGCCTGCCAGGAACGCGCGCTCGCCGAGCGCTACGGCGCCGCCACGTTGCCGGTCAGCGACAACCCGGGACGGACGATCCCGTCGTTCGGGCCCTTGTGCGGGATCGTGTCGGGGATGCTCGCCTCGGAGGTGATCCGCCACCTGACCGGGACCGGCGTGCCCGCGATCGAGGGCAGGAGCGTCTGGCTGGACCTGCTCACCCTCACCACCACCGCCCGTGACTTCGACCGGGCGGACGACTGCGAGGTCTGCGGGTGA
- a CDS encoding PqqD family protein has product MRTDLSFLTVVADGPDDYVIGNGETFVNVPGVAAAVIAALDGSRTADEARARVLAEHGVDVDVAEFVTGLEGAGLLSRPSRPPNLWDRIRPGHVAWLFSWPAHAVLALLTVAAVAAAVARPEILPGLSSLVWSDSLTFTVAFAAGSWILVLAHELGHVAAARSLNVRAELSLGTRLQFLVVQTRITGIWGVPRRARYRAYLAGMRVDWFLVCAGACVLYVADLAVVRLVMVICLSQIAWQFLFFMRTDVYYAFANASGNKNLMADAQAYLRAVLAGRARQARRSVRVYAWFLVVGRVLGLGFFALYTVPITVAVVRRSVAELPGWQPVAALGLVAAGWVLYLALLGRRLIASARSRAFRPA; this is encoded by the coding sequence GTGAGGACCGATCTGTCGTTCCTCACCGTCGTCGCCGACGGTCCGGACGACTACGTGATCGGCAACGGCGAGACGTTCGTCAACGTGCCGGGGGTGGCGGCGGCCGTGATCGCGGCACTCGACGGCAGCAGGACGGCCGATGAGGCCCGCGCCCGGGTGCTGGCCGAGCACGGCGTGGACGTGGACGTGGCCGAGTTCGTCACCGGGCTCGAAGGGGCGGGCCTGCTCAGCCGGCCGAGTCGCCCGCCGAACCTCTGGGACCGGATCCGCCCCGGCCACGTGGCCTGGCTCTTCTCCTGGCCCGCCCACGCCGTGCTGGCCCTGCTGACCGTGGCCGCGGTGGCCGCCGCCGTCGCCAGGCCGGAGATCCTGCCCGGCCTCTCGTCGCTGGTGTGGTCCGACAGCCTCACGTTCACGGTGGCCTTCGCGGCCGGCTCGTGGATCCTCGTGCTGGCGCACGAGCTCGGCCACGTCGCCGCCGCGAGGTCCCTGAACGTGCGGGCGGAGCTGTCGCTCGGCACCCGGCTGCAGTTCCTGGTCGTGCAGACCAGGATCACCGGCATCTGGGGCGTGCCCAGGAGGGCACGCTACCGTGCGTACCTGGCGGGCATGCGGGTCGACTGGTTCCTCGTCTGCGCGGGGGCGTGTGTCCTGTACGTCGCCGACCTCGCCGTCGTGCGGCTGGTCATGGTCATCTGCCTGTCGCAGATCGCCTGGCAGTTCCTGTTCTTCATGCGTACCGACGTCTACTACGCCTTCGCCAATGCCAGCGGGAACAAGAACCTGATGGCGGACGCGCAGGCGTACCTGCGTGCCGTGCTCGCGGGCAGGGCGCGGCAGGCCCGCCGCAGCGTCCGCGTGTACGCGTGGTTCCTGGTGGTGGGGCGGGTGCTCGGGCTGGGGTTCTTCGCCCTCTACACGGTGCCGATCACCGTCGCGGTGGTGCGGCGGTCGGTCGCGGAGCTGCCCGGCTGGCAGCCCGTCGCCGCGCTCGGCCTGGTGGCCGCCGGGTGGGTGCTCTACCTGGCTCTGCTCGGCCGCCGCCTGATCGCCTCGGCGCGGAGCCGAGCATTCCGGCCCGCCTGA
- a CDS encoding S8 family peptidase, giving the protein MGRWGAAAVSMVMVASVLAAPGAHAATVPPGSFTNAPASGEITLITGDQVQVRAVDGEHHAVTVTPAQRADGSVPTFQVLESDGGVTVIPDDVAALVPERLDTALFNVTELAEQGFGTAIPLILTYTGNTTKAAIPAAKQVRTLESIGGAAVQVDKRDAAQFGAELAKLESAPNLRAAGPLAGVAKIWLDRKVKPALEQSVPQIGAPEAWAAGYDGTGTTVAVLDTGVDATHPDLAGKVADQRDFTGQNVTGDPQGHGTHVASTIAGTGADGIGKGVAPGARLLNGRVLDADGYGQLSWIIDGMEWAAGEKHAEIVNMSLGSREPGGPLTAAATQLSKQYGTLFVVAAGNDGCDQCVGAPGDAPEALTVGAVDKQDKLAPFSSRGPITADLAVKPDITAPGVDITAARTGGGSLTLSGTSMATPHVAGAAALLRQARPGIAGNELKSLLMAAAKPGQDIDVDAQGAGRVDVAAALKDTVVASTGSAGFGKLTTGEQKSLTVGYHNLGQAPAELSLSTGDAFTVEPSKLTVPAGGTAEVKVTAKADQAGLLRQELTAAVTGGATVRTLLTGSVDEKRVELRVRGIARDGRTARGGFTVLNLDEGTLVGRLLPGDPSQPCTDQKYGSGTCLLVKPGTYSVLGHIFTMPATQDSTTSGKPLNESLVGDPEMEITGNTEVVLDARKAVEVKVETPDHTTKRNTGAAAALMWYRSSKTDTALRGGTTISPGGQIEERLFVQPTRKVTKGTFIVATRWRLTAPEITLSTPGLDLDPQYVDPIQFSDFATEYPRLDGTRLLMAVDVGRGSAEEIKARDLRGKLAVIRRTDGVPVSTQANAAAAAGAKMIAVYSDQPGADVTTGGNKVKLAVPTVRLTHEEGLKLVERLRRLPVPVLAKGIVASPYVYDLYLREKGRVRDSLTYTVRSKSLARIETGYHSQLSDDVMMNEARFVFEPWDTSSISTNLPLAKTPRIRTDYVTPDPELKWSSSAGSPERPYNNMWPHPDTPRILMSSPEFRPYEVGERVSRTLFKQPLMPGINPRNPLRRDGDRMRISMQGFVDADRNYGDGYTSMFEHGLKSDFRLYQGDKLLLQTNYLPSGSGMLPPERATYRIEYDLANEAEWAKLSTRTKAVWTFGSEHTTETTVVPLLLASFDAPVDLKNQARSHRLGLSLYQQEGAAQSAVKDVSLEVSYDDGATWTKTRLRAKGERSYETTLGRSTSGFVSLRLNASDVNGSTLSQEVIRAYAVR; this is encoded by the coding sequence ATGGGGCGATGGGGGGCTGCGGCCGTCTCCATGGTCATGGTCGCATCGGTGCTGGCGGCTCCCGGCGCGCACGCGGCCACCGTACCGCCCGGGTCGTTCACCAACGCCCCGGCGAGCGGCGAGATCACGCTGATCACCGGTGACCAGGTGCAGGTGCGTGCCGTGGACGGCGAGCACCACGCGGTGACCGTCACCCCGGCGCAGCGGGCGGACGGGTCCGTTCCGACGTTCCAGGTGCTGGAGTCGGACGGCGGCGTGACCGTCATTCCCGACGACGTCGCGGCCCTGGTACCCGAGCGGCTCGACACCGCGCTGTTCAACGTGACCGAATTAGCCGAGCAGGGCTTCGGCACCGCGATCCCGCTCATCCTCACGTACACGGGCAACACCACGAAGGCCGCCATCCCCGCCGCGAAGCAGGTCCGGACGCTGGAGAGCATCGGCGGCGCGGCCGTCCAGGTGGACAAGCGGGACGCGGCGCAGTTCGGAGCGGAGCTGGCCAAGCTGGAGTCCGCCCCGAACCTGCGCGCCGCCGGGCCGCTGGCGGGCGTGGCGAAGATCTGGCTCGACCGCAAGGTGAAGCCGGCGCTGGAGCAGAGCGTGCCGCAGATCGGCGCGCCCGAGGCGTGGGCCGCCGGGTACGACGGCACCGGCACGACCGTGGCGGTCCTCGACACCGGCGTGGACGCCACCCACCCGGACCTGGCGGGCAAGGTCGCCGACCAGCGCGACTTCACCGGCCAGAACGTCACGGGCGACCCCCAGGGACACGGCACCCACGTGGCCAGCACCATCGCGGGCACGGGAGCCGACGGCATCGGCAAGGGCGTCGCCCCCGGCGCGCGGCTGCTCAACGGCCGCGTGCTCGACGCCGACGGCTACGGCCAGCTGTCCTGGATCATCGACGGCATGGAGTGGGCGGCCGGCGAGAAGCACGCCGAGATCGTCAACATGAGCCTCGGCAGCCGCGAGCCGGGCGGCCCGCTCACCGCGGCCGCGACGCAGCTCAGCAAGCAGTACGGCACGCTGTTCGTGGTGGCGGCCGGCAACGACGGCTGCGACCAGTGCGTGGGCGCGCCGGGCGACGCGCCCGAGGCGCTGACCGTCGGCGCGGTGGACAAGCAGGACAAGCTGGCGCCGTTCTCCAGCCGGGGCCCGATCACCGCCGACCTGGCCGTCAAGCCTGACATCACCGCCCCCGGCGTGGACATCACCGCCGCCAGGACGGGCGGCGGCAGCCTCACGCTCTCCGGCACCTCGATGGCGACCCCGCACGTGGCGGGCGCGGCGGCGCTGCTGCGGCAGGCCCGCCCGGGGATCGCCGGCAACGAGCTGAAGTCGCTGCTCATGGCCGCCGCCAAGCCGGGCCAGGACATCGACGTGGACGCCCAGGGCGCGGGCCGCGTCGACGTGGCCGCCGCGCTCAAGGACACGGTCGTGGCCTCGACCGGCTCGGCCGGCTTCGGCAAGCTGACCACCGGCGAGCAGAAGAGCCTCACCGTCGGTTACCACAACCTCGGCCAGGCCCCCGCCGAGCTGAGCCTGTCGACCGGCGACGCGTTCACCGTCGAGCCGTCGAAGCTCACGGTGCCCGCCGGAGGGACGGCCGAGGTGAAGGTCACCGCCAAGGCGGACCAGGCCGGGCTGCTGCGCCAGGAACTGACGGCTGCCGTCACCGGCGGCGCCACGGTACGCACACTGCTGACGGGCAGCGTCGACGAGAAGCGGGTCGAGCTACGCGTACGTGGCATCGCCAGGGACGGCCGCACCGCCCGCGGCGGCTTCACCGTGCTCAACCTCGACGAAGGCACCCTGGTCGGCCGCCTGCTCCCCGGCGACCCGTCCCAGCCCTGCACCGATCAGAAGTACGGCAGCGGCACCTGCCTGCTCGTCAAGCCCGGCACCTACTCCGTGCTCGGCCACATCTTCACCATGCCCGCCACGCAGGACAGCACCACCTCCGGCAAGCCGCTCAACGAGAGCCTGGTCGGCGACCCGGAAATGGAGATCACCGGGAACACCGAGGTCGTGCTGGACGCCCGCAAGGCCGTGGAGGTCAAGGTCGAGACGCCCGACCACACGACCAAGCGGAACACCGGGGCCGCCGCCGCCCTCATGTGGTACCGCTCGAGCAAGACCGACACCGCGCTGCGCGGCGGCACCACGATCTCGCCCGGCGGGCAGATCGAGGAGCGGCTGTTCGTCCAGCCGACCAGGAAGGTCACCAAGGGCACGTTCATCGTCGCCACCCGCTGGCGGCTGACCGCCCCCGAGATCACCCTGTCCACGCCCGGCCTGGACCTCGACCCGCAGTACGTCGACCCCATCCAGTTCAGCGACTTCGCCACCGAGTACCCGCGCCTGGACGGAACCCGGCTCCTCATGGCCGTGGACGTGGGCCGGGGCAGCGCCGAGGAGATCAAGGCCCGCGACCTGCGCGGCAAGCTCGCCGTCATCCGGCGCACCGACGGGGTGCCCGTCTCCACGCAGGCGAATGCGGCCGCGGCGGCGGGGGCGAAGATGATCGCCGTCTACAGTGACCAGCCGGGCGCCGACGTCACGACCGGCGGCAACAAGGTCAAGCTCGCCGTCCCGACCGTGCGCCTGACGCACGAGGAAGGGCTGAAGCTGGTGGAGCGGCTGCGCCGCCTGCCGGTGCCGGTCCTGGCCAAGGGCATCGTCGCCAGCCCGTACGTCTACGACCTGTACCTGCGCGAGAAGGGCCGGGTACGCGACTCGCTCACGTACACGGTGCGGTCGAAGTCGCTGGCCAGGATCGAGACCGGCTACCACAGCCAACTGTCCGACGACGTGATGATGAACGAGGCCAGGTTCGTCTTCGAGCCGTGGGACACCTCATCCATCTCCACGAACCTCCCCCTGGCCAAGACGCCGCGCATCCGCACCGACTACGTCACCCCCGACCCCGAGCTGAAGTGGAGTTCGTCGGCGGGCAGCCCGGAGCGGCCCTACAACAACATGTGGCCGCACCCCGACACGCCGCGCATCCTGATGTCGTCGCCGGAGTTCCGCCCCTACGAGGTGGGGGAGCGGGTCAGCCGGACGCTGTTCAAGCAGCCGCTGATGCCCGGCATCAACCCGCGCAACCCGCTGCGCCGGGACGGCGACCGGATGCGCATCTCGATGCAGGGCTTCGTGGACGCCGACCGCAACTACGGTGACGGGTACACCAGCATGTTCGAGCACGGCCTGAAGTCCGACTTCCGGCTCTACCAGGGCGACAAGCTGCTGCTGCAGACGAACTACCTGCCCTCGGGGTCGGGCATGCTCCCGCCGGAGCGGGCCACGTACCGGATCGAGTACGACCTCGCCAACGAGGCCGAGTGGGCGAAGCTGTCAACGCGTACGAAAGCGGTGTGGACGTTCGGCTCCGAGCACACCACGGAGACGACGGTGGTCCCCCTGCTGCTGGCCTCGTTCGACGCGCCCGTGGACCTGAAGAACCAGGCCAGGTCGCACCGGCTCGGCCTGTCGCTCTACCAGCAGGAGGGCGCGGCGCAGAGCGCGGTCAAGGACGTCTCGCTGGAGGTGTCGTACGACGACGGCGCCACCTGGACGAAGACCCGCCTGCGTGCCAAGGGTGAGCGGTCCTACGAGACCACGCTCGGCCGCTCGACATCCGGGTTCGTCTCGCTGCGGCTGAACGCCTCCGACGTCAACGGCAGCACCCTGTCGCAGGAGGTGATCCGCGCCTACGCGGTGCGCTGA
- a CDS encoding helix-turn-helix domain-containing protein: protein MPRECSIANALAVVGERWSLLAMREIFLGVRRFDQIARNTGASRDILTARLRKLEELGLLERELYEEHPPRYEYVLTEAGQALHTVLLSLMDWGDRYVTPGEPPTVWRHSCGETLEPVMVCAHCREPVRQEDMAVVRVHQPQ from the coding sequence ATGCCCAGGGAATGCTCGATCGCCAACGCGCTGGCGGTCGTCGGCGAGCGGTGGAGCCTGCTGGCCATGCGGGAGATCTTCCTGGGCGTGCGCCGCTTCGACCAGATCGCCCGCAACACCGGCGCCAGCCGCGACATCCTCACCGCCCGCCTGCGCAAGCTGGAGGAGCTCGGGCTGCTGGAGCGCGAGCTGTACGAGGAGCACCCGCCACGCTACGAGTACGTGCTGACCGAGGCCGGCCAGGCGCTGCACACGGTGCTGCTGTCGCTCATGGACTGGGGCGACCGCTACGTCACGCCGGGCGAGCCGCCGACGGTGTGGCGGCACAGCTGCGGCGAGACGCTGGAGCCGGTCATGGTGTGCGCGCACTGCCGCGAGCCCGTCCGCCAGGAGGACATGGCCGTCGTCCGCGTGCACCAGCCGCAGTAG